One genomic segment of Helianthus annuus cultivar XRQ/B chromosome 14, HanXRQr2.0-SUNRISE, whole genome shotgun sequence includes these proteins:
- the LOC110905681 gene encoding DNA polymerase eta isoform X3, with protein sequence MPVARPETSDSRIIAHVDMDCFYVQVEQRKQPRLRGQPTAVVQYNSWKGGGLIAVGYEARKDGVKRSMRGNEAKKVCPQIQLVQVPMARGKADLTIYRNAGSEVVSILARKGRCERASIDEVYLDLTDAAETMLKETPLENLENIDEEVLKSHVLGLSLNENDEKEIVREWLTRRDADHRDKLLACGAVHRCSRFTQNVPF encoded by the exons atgccGGTGGCGCGACCAGAAACGTCGGATTCCAGGATCATTGCTCACGTCGATATGGATTGCTTCTACGTCCAAG TGGAGCAACGAAAACAGCCTCGTTTGAGAGGCCAACCCACTGCTGTGGTTCAATACAACTCTTGGAAAGGTGGGGGTCTGATTGCTGTCGGTTACGAAGCTAGAAAAGACGGTGTAAAACG CTCAATGAGAGGCAATGAAGCAAAGAAAGTTTGTCCCCAAATTCAGTTGGTCCAAGTCCCAATGGCCCGTGGTAAAGCTGACTTGACCATATATAGGAATGCCGGTTCAGAG GTTGTTTCTATTCTTGCAAGAAAGGGTCGATGCGAGCGGGCGTCGATTGATGAGGTGTACCTTGACCTTACTGATGCTGCTGAGACAATGTTGAAAGAAACACCGTTAGAAAACTTGGAAAATATTGACGAAGAAGTTCTTAAATCACATGTTTTGGGGCTTAGTTTG AATGAAAACGATGAGAAAGAAATTGTGAGGGAATGGCTGACGAGAAGAGATGCTGATCACCGTGATAAACTGTTAGCATGTGGAGCAG TCCACAGATGCAGCAGATTCACACAAAATGTCCCCTTTTAA
- the LOC110908869 gene encoding uncharacterized protein LOC110908869, translating into MDDNSWDKTQLPASSKNLISERKRRKKLNDQLFALRAAVPNISKMDKASIIKDAIDYIQTLQDQEQRIQNEVNELNKIYHDAILSTTNNFSHKNLIAEGALGKVYKGQLKRIKVAIHRLDCKHGQGDELEAEISMIKSLEHKNITSILGYSDENNEKIIIYKAFHGTLNQHLRNQTLTWAQRLQICLGVARGLNYIHYDYDVIHCDINSSKIILEENWEPKIYGFELSTKYPQSWRHRLLFSRYFDTNNLTPKYDVYCFGVLLLEVLCGRKPVITNDGVQEELYQIIDPYLRKQMDSQTLAHFTNIAYKCLNQQHVQRPTMDQIVKDLEEVLELHWKHADLNEHSKATVEGTSSNNLKMDFLNIPLREIRQATNGFSQACFVGSGGYAHVYRAKLDVLDTQSLSSMEGKSKDEVPKISKTVAIKRIANRADEQAKQGFLTEIELLSSCKHPNIVSLLGFCDEAGEMILVYEFAFKGSLADYLVSTDTVILTWTQRIKICLDIASGISYLHTDMEGKPRIIHRDIKSDNVLFDENMNAKLADFGLSKLHPTNQQPSTIYSKNIAGTTLYMDPEYLATGKYKRESDIYSFGVVLFEILSGRVAYDSIYTNENDLGLAPIARRRFSEGTLKELIDPKIIEEDDGQIFTLNRRPNQDSFHTFAKISYQCLAETQAKRPTIKVVIQKLQKALKLQGETVVLLRFRLSDIVSATENFAEAYRIGLDTIGTVYKAELNHFSNISSLAKEGKNDDELSKNRITVAIKHITSREGGQGKQEFFEELEMRASYKHPNIVSLLGFCDEGDDMILVYEPVSERSLEDYLKSVDKTDTFTWTQRLHTCLAIAHALNHLHTNIVNLLRKIHIDIKSANIKLDKNWGAKIAYFVSSKLQANQEVGMKVYEDPEYERTGKLERRSDVYFFGVVLFEIYCGRVAYDPVYVKENEEGLAPIARQCFKDGTIHEMIDPSLQGKMGEDIFTSPNKKSLNTFLKIAFHCLGEAAKRPTMEVVIEELKSALNLQVLEGVDT; encoded by the exons ATGGACGATAACAG TTGGGACAAAACTCAGTTGCCAGCATCTTCAAAAAACCTCATCTCCGAGCGTAAAAGGAGGAAGAAGCTGAATGATCAGTTGTTTGCACTAAGAGCAGCGGTCCCCAATATTAGTAAG ATGGACAAAGCGTCAATAATCAAGGATGCGATTGATTATATTCAAACATTGCAAGATCAAGAGCAAAGGATCCAAAACGAAGTGAACGAATTGAACAAA ATTTATCATGATGCGATATTATCCACCACCAACAACTTCTCTCACAAAAATCTGATAGCGGAAGGTGCGTTAGGAAAGGTGTACAAAGGACAACTCAAGAGGATAAAAGTGGCCATACATAGGTTGGATTGTAAGCATGGGCAAGGAGACGAGTTAGAAGCAGAGATTTCAATGATTAAGAGTCTCGAACACAAAAATATCACATCTATTTTGGgctatagtgatgagaataatGAAAAGATCATCATTTACAAAGCATTTCACGGAACTCTTAACCAACATTTACGTAATCAAACTCTCACATGGGCCCAAAGACTTCAAATATGTTTAGGTGTTGCACGAGGCTTAAATTACATCCATTATGATTATGATGTCATACATTGTGACATCAACAGCTCTAAAATAATTTTAGAAGAAAATTGGGAACCCAAAATTTATGGTTTCGAACTTTCCACAAAGTATCCTCAAAGTTGGAGGCATCGCCTTCTCTTCTCTCGCTACTTTGACACCAATAATTTGACACCCAAATATGATGTTTACTGTTTTGGTGTGTTATTGCTTGAAGTCCTTTGTGGGAGGAAACCAGTGATTACAAACGATGGTGTTCAGGAAGAACTATATCAGATCATTGATCCTTATTTAAGAAAGCAAATGGACTCACAAACGTTGGCACACTTCACAAACATAGCGTATAAGTGCTTGAATCAACAACATGTGCAACGTCCAACGATGGATCAAATTGTCAAAGACCTTGAGGAGGTGCTGGAACTTCATTGGAAACATGCTGATCTT AATGAACACTCAAAAGCGACAGTTGAAGGTACATCATCCAACAACTTGAAG ATGGATTTCTTGAATATTCCACTAAGAGAAATAAGACAGGCCACAAACGGTTTCAGTCAAGCATGTTTTGTTGGGTCTGGCGGGTATGCTCATGTGTACAGAGCAAAACTTGATGTTTTAGATACACAAAGTTTGTCATCAATGGAAGGGAAGAGTAAAGATGAAGTGCCTAAGATAAGCAAAACTGTAGCTATAAAAAGGATTGCTAATAGAGCAGATGAGCAAGCTAAACAAGGGTTCTTGACAGAAATTGAATTGCTTTCTAGTTGTAAGCATCCAAATATAGTCTCTCTCCTTGGTTTTTGTGACGAAGCTGGTGAAATGATTCTTGTTTACGAGTTTGCTTTTAAAGGAAGCCTTGCTGATTATTTGGTAAGCACTGACACAGTTATCCTTACTTGGACGCAAAGAATAAAAATTTGCCTTGATATTGCGAGTGGAATTAGTTACCTTCACACTGACATGGAGGGAAAACCAAGGATAATACATAGAGATATAAAGAGTGATAACGTTTTATTCGATGAAAATATGAATGCAAAGCTTGCTGACTTTGGGCTCTCCAAATTGCATCCTACAAATCAACAACCTAGCACTATCTATTCAAAAAATATTGCAGGGACAACATTATATATGGACCCAGAATATTTGGCTACGGGTAAGTATAAAAGGGAATCAGATATTTATTCCTTTGGAGTAGTTTTATTTGAGATCCTATCTGGGAGAGTGGCATATGATTCAATTTACACTAACGAAAATGACTTGGGGCTTGCACCCATTGCAAGGAGACGATTCAGCGAGGGAACGCTAAAGGAACTAATTGATCCAAAAataattgaagaagatgatggtcAAATTTTTACTCTTAATAGAAGACCTAATCAAGATTCATTCCACACATTTGCCAAAATCTCATATCAGTGTTTAGCAGAAACTCAAGCTAAGCGTCCAACAATCAAAGTCGTTATTCAGAAACTTCAGAAAGCATTAAAATTGCAA GGGGAAACAGTGGTACTCTTGAGGTTTCGACTTAGTGATATAGTGTCGGCGACCGAGAACTTTGCTGAAGCATACCGCATTGGTTTAGACACAATTGGGACGGTGTACAAAGCCGAACTCAATCATTTTAGCAACATTAGTTCATTGGCAAAAGAAGGGAAGAATGATGATGAACTTTCCAAGAATCGTATTACTGTGGCTATAAAACACATCACTAGCAGAGAAGGCGGGCAAGGAAAACAAGAATTCTTCGAAGAACTTGAAATGCGTGCTAGTTATAAGCATCCAAATATTGTTTCTCTTCTTGGATTTTGTGATGAAGGTGATGATATGATCCTCGTCTACGAGCCTGTGTCTGAGAGAAGCCTTGAAGACTATTTGAAAAGCGTGGATAAAACGGATACTTTTACATGGACCCAACGTCTACACACGTGTCTTGCTATTGCACATGCACTCAATCACCTTCACACCAATATAGTCAACCTACTAAGGAAAATACACATTGACATAAAGAGCGCCAACATCAAGTTAGACAAAAACTGGGGGGCGAAAATTGCTTACTTTGTGAGCTCCAAGTTACAAGCAAATCAAGAGGTAGGCATGAAAGTGTATGAGGACCCGGAATATGAAAGGACAGGTAAACTGGAAAGACGTAGTGATGTTTACTTTTTTGGAGTTGTTCTTTTTGAAATCTATTGTGGAAGGGTGGCATATGATCCGGTTTACGTAAAAGAAAACGAAGAAGGGCTTGCACCCATTGCACGCCAATGTTTCAAAGATGGAACCATACATGAAATGATCGATCCGAGCTTACAGGGAAAAATGGGTGAAGACATTTTCACTTCACCCAATAAAAAATCTTTGAACACATTCTTAAAAATTGCATTTCATTGTTTGGGAGAAGCTGCCAAGCGTCCAACAATGGAAGTGGTGATCGAGGAACTTAAGAGCGCATTAAACTTGCAA GTCCTCGAAGGCGTGGATACATGA
- the LOC110905681 gene encoding DNA polymerase eta isoform X1, with translation MPVARPETSDSRIIAHVDMDCFYVQVEQRKQPRLRGQPTAVVQYNSWKGGGLIAVGYEARKDGVKRSMRGNEAKKVCPQIQLVQVPMARGKADLTIYRNAGSEVVSILARKGRCERASIDEVYLDLTDAAETMLKETPLENLENIDEEVLKSHVLGLSLSTDAADSHKMSPFKSCSLRHGAMKILQDSGTCSIMRYFHGQYRFHAL, from the exons atgccGGTGGCGCGACCAGAAACGTCGGATTCCAGGATCATTGCTCACGTCGATATGGATTGCTTCTACGTCCAAG TGGAGCAACGAAAACAGCCTCGTTTGAGAGGCCAACCCACTGCTGTGGTTCAATACAACTCTTGGAAAGGTGGGGGTCTGATTGCTGTCGGTTACGAAGCTAGAAAAGACGGTGTAAAACG CTCAATGAGAGGCAATGAAGCAAAGAAAGTTTGTCCCCAAATTCAGTTGGTCCAAGTCCCAATGGCCCGTGGTAAAGCTGACTTGACCATATATAGGAATGCCGGTTCAGAG GTTGTTTCTATTCTTGCAAGAAAGGGTCGATGCGAGCGGGCGTCGATTGATGAGGTGTACCTTGACCTTACTGATGCTGCTGAGACAATGTTGAAAGAAACACCGTTAGAAAACTTGGAAAATATTGACGAAGAAGTTCTTAAATCACATGTTTTGGGGCTTAGTTTG TCCACAGATGCAGCAGATTCACACAAAATGTCCCCTTTTAAGTCTTGCTCTTTGAGACACGGAGCAATGAAGATTCTACAAGATTCC GGAACTTGTTCCATCATGAGATATTTTCATGGTCAATATCGGTTTCACGCTTTATGA
- the LOC110905681 gene encoding DNA polymerase eta isoform X2 yields MPVARPETSDSRIIAHVDMDCFYVQVEQRKQPRLRGQPTAVVQYNSWKGGGLIAVGYEARKDGVKRSMRGNEAKKVCPQIQLVQVPMARGKADLTIYRNAGSEVVSILARKGRCERASIDEVYLDLTDAAETMLKETPLENLENIDEEVLKSHVLGLSLNENDEKEIVREWLTRRDADHRDKLLACGAGFMVHRCSRFTQNVPF; encoded by the exons atgccGGTGGCGCGACCAGAAACGTCGGATTCCAGGATCATTGCTCACGTCGATATGGATTGCTTCTACGTCCAAG TGGAGCAACGAAAACAGCCTCGTTTGAGAGGCCAACCCACTGCTGTGGTTCAATACAACTCTTGGAAAGGTGGGGGTCTGATTGCTGTCGGTTACGAAGCTAGAAAAGACGGTGTAAAACG CTCAATGAGAGGCAATGAAGCAAAGAAAGTTTGTCCCCAAATTCAGTTGGTCCAAGTCCCAATGGCCCGTGGTAAAGCTGACTTGACCATATATAGGAATGCCGGTTCAGAG GTTGTTTCTATTCTTGCAAGAAAGGGTCGATGCGAGCGGGCGTCGATTGATGAGGTGTACCTTGACCTTACTGATGCTGCTGAGACAATGTTGAAAGAAACACCGTTAGAAAACTTGGAAAATATTGACGAAGAAGTTCTTAAATCACATGTTTTGGGGCTTAGTTTG AATGAAAACGATGAGAAAGAAATTGTGAGGGAATGGCTGACGAGAAGAGATGCTGATCACCGTGATAAACTGTTAGCATGTGGAGCAGGTTTTATGG TCCACAGATGCAGCAGATTCACACAAAATGTCCCCTTTTAA